The following are encoded together in the Roseobacter denitrificans OCh 114 genome:
- the radC gene encoding RadC family protein, protein MPPPDTETKPAFTPSYKHTERLSKDAAAGGGLLIDGAGNKVPHYWGHRERLRQRFLKGGHAPMPEYEILELLLFNAIPRIDVKPLAKRLLSAFGDLNGVVAASEHRLMQVEGVEPKVYYQLKLAEAFAQRMGQAKILERCVLSSWDDLIEYCRTTMAHRETEQFRVLFLDRKNVIIADEEQAKGTVDHVPVYPREVAKRALELNASAIILVHNHPSGDPSPSTQDITMTDQVSSACLAIGVTIHDHVIIGKEREFSFKEGGYLV, encoded by the coding sequence ATACCGCCTCCCGACACCGAAACGAAGCCGGCGTTCACACCCTCTTACAAACACACAGAACGCCTGTCCAAGGACGCGGCAGCGGGTGGGGGGCTGCTGATTGACGGTGCGGGCAATAAAGTCCCGCACTACTGGGGGCATCGTGAACGGCTGCGCCAGCGGTTCCTGAAAGGCGGGCATGCGCCCATGCCCGAGTACGAAATACTGGAGCTCTTGCTGTTCAATGCGATTCCACGCATCGACGTCAAACCTCTGGCAAAACGGCTTTTGAGCGCGTTTGGCGATCTGAACGGGGTCGTTGCGGCCTCCGAACACCGGCTGATGCAAGTCGAAGGGGTGGAGCCCAAAGTCTATTACCAGCTCAAACTCGCCGAAGCCTTTGCACAGCGCATGGGGCAGGCAAAGATTCTCGAGCGTTGCGTTCTGTCGTCCTGGGATGATCTGATCGAATATTGCCGCACGACGATGGCGCATCGCGAGACGGAACAGTTTCGGGTTTTGTTTCTGGACCGCAAGAACGTCATCATTGCCGACGAAGAACAGGCCAAGGGCACCGTGGATCACGTACCTGTCTACCCGCGCGAGGTCGCCAAGCGTGCGTTGGAGCTTAACGCAAGTGCGATTATCCTGGTGCACAATCACCCCTCGGGGGATCCATCGCCAAGTACACAGGATATCACGATGACGGATCAGGTATCCTCTGCCTGCCTTGCCATTGGCGTCACCATTCATGATCATGTGATCATCGGCAAGGAAAGGGAATTTTCGTTCAAGGAAGGTGGCTATTTGGTCTGA
- the araD gene encoding L-arabinonate dehydratase, with protein sequence MHKKPYDQFRSARWFGPDDLRSFGHRSRAMQMGLSREDWEGKPVIAILNTWSELQPCHMHFKDRVAFVKKGVLQAGGMPVEIPVHSLGEQLLKPTAMLYRNMVAMEVEEVLRANPVDGAVLMGGCDKSTPALVMGAVSMGLPFIYLPAGPMLRGNYAGKVLGSGADAWKYWDERRAGHISKEEWQGLEGGIARSYGHCMTMGTASTMTAIAEGLGLCLPGASSIPAPDVNHQRMSAACGRRIVDMVWQDLTPDQIITQSSVANAVTVAMATGCSTNAIIHLIAMARRSGVPLTLDDLDAIGRTTPVIANIRPSGKDYLMEDFFYAGGLPALMKELGDKLDLDAMTVSGRTVGQNIAGATNYNSDVIRSLRNPVYGEGSLAVLKGNLAPDGAVIKPAAMDAKFMTHRGPAMVANSYAELKSIIDDPQADITADHVLILRNAGPQGGPGMPEWGMIPMPQKLLNEGHRDMVRLSDARMSGTSYGACILHVAPEAFVGGPLALIETGDMISLDIPNRRLDVELTEEQLAKRRQNWVPPKPHYERGYGWMFLKHIEQADKGCDFDFLRTEFGASVPEPEIN encoded by the coding sequence ATGCACAAGAAACCATATGATCAATTCCGCTCCGCGCGCTGGTTTGGGCCGGACGATCTGCGGTCCTTCGGCCACCGCTCGCGCGCGATGCAGATGGGGCTGTCGCGCGAGGATTGGGAGGGTAAACCGGTCATCGCCATCCTCAATACATGGTCCGAGTTGCAACCCTGCCACATGCATTTCAAGGACCGGGTCGCCTTCGTCAAAAAGGGCGTGCTTCAGGCAGGCGGCATGCCGGTGGAAATCCCGGTCCATTCACTGGGCGAGCAATTGTTGAAACCAACCGCCATGCTGTACCGCAATATGGTGGCGATGGAGGTCGAAGAAGTCCTGCGCGCGAACCCGGTCGATGGCGCGGTGCTGATGGGCGGCTGCGATAAATCCACGCCCGCGCTTGTGATGGGCGCGGTGTCCATGGGCCTTCCCTTCATCTACCTGCCCGCAGGTCCGATGTTGCGGGGCAATTATGCCGGAAAGGTGCTGGGGTCCGGGGCCGATGCATGGAAATACTGGGATGAGCGGCGCGCGGGGCACATCTCCAAAGAGGAATGGCAAGGGCTCGAAGGGGGCATCGCGCGGTCCTATGGGCATTGCATGACCATGGGCACGGCCAGCACCATGACGGCCATCGCCGAAGGGCTTGGCCTCTGTCTGCCGGGGGCGTCGTCCATCCCGGCCCCTGACGTGAACCACCAGCGCATGAGTGCCGCCTGCGGGCGACGCATCGTCGATATGGTCTGGCAGGACCTGACGCCGGATCAGATCATCACCCAAAGCAGTGTCGCGAACGCCGTGACCGTTGCCATGGCCACCGGCTGTTCCACCAATGCGATCATTCACCTGATTGCCATGGCACGCAGGTCCGGGGTGCCTCTGACGCTTGATGATCTGGACGCAATCGGAAGAACGACGCCCGTGATTGCCAATATCCGACCCTCCGGAAAGGACTACCTGATGGAGGATTTCTTTTATGCGGGGGGCTTGCCCGCGCTGATGAAAGAACTGGGCGACAAGCTGGATTTGGACGCAATGACCGTTTCGGGGCGCACGGTCGGCCAGAACATCGCGGGTGCCACGAATTACAACAGCGATGTGATCCGCAGCTTGCGCAACCCGGTCTACGGCGAAGGGTCGCTGGCGGTGCTCAAGGGCAATCTGGCACCGGATGGCGCGGTCATCAAACCCGCTGCGATGGATGCGAAGTTCATGACACATCGCGGGCCTGCGATGGTGGCAAATTCCTATGCCGAACTGAAGTCGATCATAGATGACCCGCAGGCGGACATTACCGCCGACCACGTTCTGATCCTGCGCAACGCGGGTCCTCAGGGCGGGCCCGGCATGCCCGAATGGGGCATGATCCCCATGCCACAAAAGCTGCTGAACGAAGGGCACCGGGACATGGTGCGCCTGTCCGATGCGCGCATGAGCGGCACGAGTTACGGAGCCTGTATCCTGCATGTGGCGCCTGAGGCATTTGTGGGCGGGCCGCTCGCGCTGATCGAAACCGGAGATATGATCTCGCTCGACATTCCGAACCGCCGCCTCGACGTGGAATTGACCGAAGAGCAACTGGCAAAGCGGCGGCAAAACTGGGTGCCGCCCAAACCGCACTATGAACGCGGCTATGGCTGGATGTTTCTCAAACACATCGAACAGGCGGACAAAGGGTGTGATTTTGACTTCCTGCGCACGGAATTCGGCGCATCCGTACCAGAACCAGAGATCAATTGA
- a CDS encoding DUF4389 domain-containing protein yields the protein MNNDEDKIAGRLHGEQIEPEGADNLLERLIYVLIIAVMISFAQTVLGVMTVIQFIIMLVNNKQPNERIADFGTDLGIWVAKAARYQTAASTVKPWPWSDLD from the coding sequence ATGAACAACGACGAGGACAAGATCGCCGGGCGCCTGCACGGCGAGCAGATCGAGCCTGAAGGGGCGGACAACCTGCTGGAACGGCTGATCTACGTGCTGATCATCGCCGTCATGATTTCGTTTGCGCAAACGGTGCTGGGGGTGATGACCGTCATCCAGTTCATCATCATGCTGGTCAACAACAAGCAACCCAATGAACGGATTGCGGATTTTGGTACCGACCTGGGGATTTGGGTCGCCAAGGCGGCCAGATACCAGACCGCGGCGAGCACCGTGAAACCCTGGCCGTGGAGCGATCTCGATTAA
- a CDS encoding M20 family metallopeptidase, which translates to MTRTAALKRARAYFDQGQFQSDLADLVAYRTESQSRSEMARKESARYLNVAIGPRLAAMGFSFEIIENPDANGGPLLIGERRESDDQITVLTYGHGDTVLAQEVMWREGLAPWTLVDEGDRLYGRGTADNKSQHLINIAAVEAVLATRGRLGFNLRIVIEMSEEVGSIGLAQVFARYKERLAADVLIASDGPRLQPGVPTMFMGSRGATTFDLLVQTHDGAHHSGNWGGLLADPAMILAHALASITDRRGQIKVPEWRPDSLTVGVRAALRDLPVTDRDGPAVKPDWGEEGLTPAERVFGWNSFAVLAQVCGTPEAPVNAISGWARATCQLRYVVGTDPADIVPALRRHLDAHGFEDVQILEHARGFFSATRLDPDHPWAAFVANSIRETSGGALHILPNLAGSLPNDSFTDILEVPTIWVPHSYRGCAQHAPDEHVLKSVCCDALQVMAGVFWDLGADGADLPKK; encoded by the coding sequence ATGACCCGCACCGCCGCACTGAAGCGCGCGCGCGCATATTTCGATCAGGGGCAGTTTCAGTCTGACCTGGCGGACCTCGTGGCCTATCGCACCGAAAGCCAGAGCCGCAGCGAAATGGCGCGAAAGGAAAGCGCGCGGTATCTGAACGTCGCCATCGGGCCGCGCCTTGCCGCGATGGGGTTCAGCTTTGAAATCATTGAAAACCCTGACGCAAATGGCGGCCCGCTATTGATCGGTGAGCGGCGCGAAAGCGACGACCAGATCACCGTTCTGACCTATGGGCACGGGGATACCGTGCTTGCTCAGGAGGTTATGTGGCGCGAGGGCCTTGCGCCATGGACGCTGGTTGACGAAGGCGACCGCCTTTATGGACGCGGCACGGCGGACAACAAGAGCCAGCATCTGATCAATATCGCCGCCGTCGAGGCCGTGCTGGCCACGCGCGGGCGTCTTGGGTTCAACCTGCGCATCGTGATCGAAATGAGCGAAGAGGTTGGCTCAATCGGTCTGGCGCAGGTCTTTGCACGCTACAAGGAGCGTCTTGCGGCGGATGTCCTGATCGCATCGGATGGCCCGCGCCTGCAACCCGGCGTGCCGACCATGTTCATGGGCTCACGCGGGGCGACGACCTTTGATTTGCTGGTGCAAACACATGATGGCGCGCATCATTCCGGCAACTGGGGCGGGCTTTTGGCGGACCCTGCGATGATCCTTGCGCATGCGCTGGCGTCGATCACCGACCGGCGGGGCCAGATCAAGGTGCCCGAATGGCGCCCCGACAGCCTGACCGTTGGGGTGCGCGCTGCCCTGAGGGATTTGCCGGTCACAGATAGGGATGGGCCAGCAGTCAAGCCCGATTGGGGCGAAGAAGGTCTCACCCCCGCCGAGCGGGTTTTCGGGTGGAACAGTTTCGCGGTTCTCGCTCAGGTTTGCGGCACACCTGAGGCCCCGGTCAACGCGATTTCGGGATGGGCGCGCGCCACATGCCAATTGCGCTATGTGGTGGGCACTGACCCGGCGGATATAGTGCCCGCCTTGCGCCGCCATCTGGATGCGCATGGGTTTGAAGACGTCCAGATCTTAGAGCATGCGCGCGGCTTCTTTTCGGCCACGCGTCTTGACCCCGATCACCCTTGGGCGGCATTCGTCGCAAACTCGATCCGCGAAACCAGTGGCGGGGCGCTGCATATCCTGCCCAACCTTGCCGGGTCGCTCCCGAATGACAGCTTTACCGATATTCTTGAGGTTCCCACGATCTGGGTGCCGCACTCCTATCGGGGCTGCGCGCAACATGCGCCCGATGAACATGTACTGAAATCCGTCTGTTGCGACGCATTGCAGGTCATGGCGGGTGTCTTTTGGGATCTCGGCGCGGATGGCGCAGACCTGCCGAAAAAATAA